The sequence TTCATACGCTATTGAGCTACATTGATATGGAATCTGATTTTTCTATGGATGATTTTGGTTGGAATGATTACATGAGAATGAAGGAATTTATCCGACATGAATACAAACATCACTTGGATTTCCTAAGTTCCTTACCGCTGTATTATGAAACGGAAGAGCATATTTTTGTACATGCGGGAATCAATCCAACGGCAGAGGATTGGAAGGATCAGAATGCCTATGATTTTATCTGGATCAGACAACCGTTCTACAGGAATCCAGTAACTGCAACCAATAAGATTGTAGTCTTTGGACATACATCGACAGTTGATTTACATAATAGCGAAGAGATATGGTTTAGCCCACATGGAGACAAGATAGGCATAGATGGTGGTTGCGCCTACGGCCAACGACTTAACTGCTTGGAGATTTGTGACGGTGAATATAGAACGCATTTTGTGAGGCAAGGGGAACGGTAGTGAGTGGGATGTGGACACAATTATGTATAAGAAAAGCCGACCGCATTTGGTCGGCTTTTCCCAAATTAACTAACACCTCTAGAATTTAATGAGATCGCTGTGACATCATATTATTTCTTTTTATTACGTTTTATTAGATAAAGTGTAGAGAGTATCATAAGCACAATCAGTATGGCCTGAACTATAATTGGGTAATCCCCTTCCAAATAAATTAGCATGATTTGTTAATTGTACACCATAGGGGTTGATTAAAGTTTAGGAGTGATATTATTTATATTAATTTAAGACATCTAACAATAAATGAAATATCAAATTTAGAAGGCTTCGCTGAAGAATTCGTCGTTGATGAAGATGTTCCTCTTTCTATTTGGTATGATAGCATTCTCAATGTAAGGCTCAAAGACTTGAATGATGGTGACGTAGCAAAGCTAATAAGACAAATGATACATTTACATTCCATTATTCCAGAAGCATTAGAGAGGTTAAAAGAAAACCCAGTTGCTGGTTATTTAGGGGATGGAGAAGTTTTAGAAGCAATAGCGAAAGTCGAAAAAAGAGAATGGGATAAGAACCCTGACGTATGTGAATCAGTAAGTTCATTTATAGATGGTTTCATACATTTATTTGAAAACAACAAACTGAATTTCCCAGAAGATGAGGAGAGATTCTCTAATCAAGAAAGAGAAGAATACTATCAAATGTTAAAAGAAATAAGGACGACGATCGAAAAATCTGAATAAGCTGAATTGAAATATTCACTACAAGAGGTGTGAGAAAGATGAAGAGATTACAATGTCCATGTTGTGGCTATTTCACTGTAGAAAGTGAGGATGAGGTTATAGTAGATATCTGTGATGTGTGTTTCTGGCAATACGATCTTGTGGCCCATAATTATCCTGATAATAATATAGGTGCCAATCATATTTCATTGAACCAAGCAAAAGAGAATTACAAGGAATTTGGTGTTTGTAAGAAGGGATTTAAAGATATGGTTAGAGAGCCAATGACCCAAGAATTGCAACAAAATAATTTGGAATGAATTGTGGGAAAACTAAGGAGTTAAGTATGCAAATAAAAAAGAGGAACATTCTGAGAGCTATATTTGCGATTGTTATCTTTCTGAATGTAATTATTATTTCTTTTGAATATACTGCATTTGAGCGTAGAATATTGTTGTTTGAAATGATTCGTGGGATGATTATTCTCTATCTGGTTATAATTGAGTTTACCCTTTCAATATTTAAAAACTTCAAAATTCTTAATAAATACTGGAAGAAGACTATAATAATGATTATTTGTATTTTTGCATTATTCACTACAATCGTTTGTAGTACAAGCGTTTATCAACTTTCTGTGGATACATATCTAGGATATCAATCTAAAGTCGTAACTATTCTGGAGCGTAATTGGCAGTATAGTACTAGCGATAAAGTTGAGGTTATTGTTGGCGGAAGAATTCAGACGTACTCACTTGCACCAGGATATGTTGAGGTGAATGTTGGTAGTACATATTCCGCTCATATTTTTGAAAAGTCGAGGATAATTCTTCTAGTTAAAAAAAGTGATTAAAGTTCTGGTAAATCTGTGGAATTGATTGTTCTTCCATTGAACGATGGAATGCCTCTATTTCCCCCCGGATTTCATCCGCTAAAGCGGAATAAAATCAAGAAATCGGGAGACAACAGCGGCCGGAAGTCCAAACATTCACCGCAGTTACGATTAAAGCCGATTCAGCAAAATCTTAAGTAAGCTTATAATTATTATTTTTCTTAAATACCGTGTGTTCAGATACAGAACGGATTCTTGTCCTACATAAAGTGAACCAGCAGTGAGGTCTACTTCTTAATATATTCCGAGAAATGCTCTTGGAAATATAGAGAGTCGATATCCGCGCGCAGATGATGATGCAGCAAATCGTCGATTTTATCACGTTCATCTTGGATGATGTAGTCGGCCATCAGTTGATGTTCTTTTTGGATTTCTGTCAATTTATCTTGTTGTAACATATGCAATTTACGGTAACGGATATAGTGTACATTAAACTGCTGAATCAGATTCCACAGAAATCCACGTCCAGCCAAAACGAATAACGCTTCGTGAAAGGCATCGTCAAGCTGCAGGAAATGATCCGATCCGTCCTCTTGGCTGATGCAGTCTTTTTGCATGGCGAGGATATGTTTCAGTTCATGTACTCCTTTAAGCGACAGATGGCCCGCCAGCCCTTTCATAATTTCTTTCTCCAAGGCACTGCGGAGATAAATGATTTGTTCGACGGATTCCAGATCAATATATGAAACGATATTTCCCTTCTTGGGGTAAATATCTACATAGTTTTCTTGAGACAATTGCTTCAGAATATCCCGAATGGGAGTACGCGAGAGCTCAAACCGTTCAGAAAGTGCGGTCTCGCTGATCATAGTCCCTGGTTTCAGTTGCAGCGACAGGATCTCATTCTTTAATTGGTTCATGATTTCTTCTTTTGAGGCCATTTCAATTCCAACTTTCTTCGTCACTATTTTCACAAACTAGTATACAACAAATCAGAAGATTATAAAGCATGAATAAATAGAGAACGTTTACAAAGAAATAGTATGGTTATCGAATCCTTGTTCCGAAAAGTGTTGACAAAGGTCGTTAAGTTATTTTATGATCAATCTATCTTGTATACAAGATATCGAGTTGTTATTCTATATACATCGGAAAAAGCAGGTTACTCCCGTGGTATTATGTAGCATTTCCTTATTTTGTTGTACACATAACGATTACAAGGAGGATTTTATTATGAATATGACTTGGAGATGGTACGGGGAAGGGAACGACGATATTACTTTGGACCATATACGGCAAATTCCGGGCGTCATGGGGATCGTCTGGTCATTGCATGATAAAGTGGCAGGCGAAGAATGGGATATGGCCAAAATTCAGGAAGTTGCTGACCAAATCACAAGCAAAGGCTTCAGCACGGCCGTCGTCGAAAGTGTAAATGTACATGATGATATTAAGATTGGTCTGCCTAGCAGAGATAAGTATATAGATATTTATATCGATACGATTAAAAAATTGTCCAAAGTAGGCGTTAAAGTCATTTGCTATAACTTTATGCCGATCTTTGACTGGACTCGGACAGAGTTGTACAAGGAACTACCGGACGGATCAAATGCTTTGTTCTATGAGAAGGCTGCTATTACCGATAATCCCCAAGAGATGGTCGACAGAATCCTGCAAGGTTCCAAGAACTTTACAATGCCCGGCTGGGAGCCAGAACGTCTGTCCAAGCTGGATGAATTATTCAAGGCTTATGAAAATGTTACGGAAGAAGTGTTGTTTGACAACTTGAAGTATTTTCTGGAGCGTATTATTCCGGTATGTGAGGAGTACGACGTCAAAATGGCGATTCATCCAGATGATCCGGCATGGCCGATTTTTGGATTGCCGCGTATTATTCGCAGTAGAAACCATATCAGACGTTTCCTTGATCTGGTGGACAGTCCGTATAACGGGTTGACCTTCTGCACAGGTTCACTCGGCAGCAATCCAGAGAACGATCTACCGGCTATGATCCGCGAATTCCACGATCGTATTCATTTTGCCCATATTCGCAATGTTAAAGTGTTCGAGAATGGTGATTTTATTGAAGTATCGCACCGTGGAAAAGACGGAAGTGTGGACGTGGCAGAGGTGGTCAAAGCTTATCATGAGAACGGATTTATTGGATATGTTCGTCCCGATCATGGTCGACACCTCTGGGGTGAAGAGAAACTTTGCAGACCGGGTTACGGCTTATATGATAGAGCGCTGGGCATTATGTACTTGCTTGGTGTCTGGGATAGCTTGGACAATGAAAAGGCTAAAGGAGGCAAATAAATGTTACGTCTGGACAGAAGTAGTCTTCAAAATAATAAATCGGCATGGACAGCAGCGGGCGTAGAATTGCCCCAATTCGATTATGACCAGGTTGCAGCGCAGACCCAGACAAAGCCGGAGTGGATACACTTTGGAGCCGGTAATATCTTTAGAGGATTTGTGGCGAACGCCCATCAAAAATTACTCAATCTCGGAGTTGCGGATACGGGTATTATTGCGGCTGAAACGTTTGATTTTGAGATGATTGATAAGGTATACAAGCCCTATGACAATCTGACTTTACTGGTGCTGATGAATGCAAACGGAGATTTTGAGAAAAAGGTAATCAGCAGCATCGTTGAAGGAATTACAGCTGATCCCACCCGAGTGGAGGATAACAAACGCCTCGTTGAAATCTTTGAGAATCCAAGCTTGCAGATGGCTAGTTTCACAATTACGGAAAAAGGCTATTCCCTGACAGGGCCATCCGGTCAATATATGGGTATTGTGGAGCAGGATATAACGAACGGACTGGATCGGCCGATCCATGCGATGAGCATTATTGCCGCGTTAGCCCATCGCCGCTATGTGAAGGGCCAGTATCCGTTGACTTTTGTCAGCATGGATAATTGTTCCCATAATGGCGACAAGCTGAAAAATGGTGTCGTAACGATTGCTAAAGAATGGGCGAAGAAGGGTTTTGTAGAGCAAGGGTTTGTTGCTTATCTGGAGGATGAATCCAAGATCACATTCCCATTATCCATGATCGATAAAATCACCCCCCGCCCTTCAACTGAAGTGCAAGAAGCGCTACTTAAGCAGGGAATTGGTGAGATGGATGTTATTATTACCTCGAAGAACACCTATACAGCTCCTTTTGTGAATGCGGAAGTCAGTGAATATTTGGTCATTGAAGACAAATTCACGAATGGCAGACCGGCCCTGGAGCAAGCTGGCGTGATCTTTACAGATCGGGATACCGTGAACAATGTAGAAACGATGAAAGTGACTACCTGTTTGAATCCGTTGCACACCGCTCTGGCTGTGTCCGGCTGCTTGCTGGGATATACTTTGATCGCGGATGAGATGAAGGATGTTACCTTAAGAAAATTTGTCGAAATCATTGGCTATAAAGAAGGTTTGCCAGTTGTGGTCGATCCCGGAATTATCAGTCCTAAACAATTTTTGGATGAAGTGTTGAACGAGCGCTTTGCCAATCCCTTTATCCCGGATACACCACAACGAATCGCTACAGATACCTCGCAAAAGGTCGGCATTCGCTTTGGAGAAACGATCAAATCTTATGCACGGAGAGATGATCTGAATCCGGCAGATCTGACAGCTATTCCACTCGCTATCGCTACTTGGTGCCGCTACCTACTCGGTGTTAATGACGAGGGTGAAGAATTTGCTATCAGCTCCGATCCATTGCTGGAAACATTACAGTCTGCCCTGCAGGGTGTTGCGCTTGGAGACACTACCTCTAATGTGCAAGCTATCCTACACGACGAGAAGATCTTTGGTGTTAATTTGTATGAGGTAGGTCTTGGCGAGAAGATTGAGACGATGTTCCATGAAATGCTTGCAGGAACTGGAGCAGTACGCCGCACTCTTGAAAAGTACATTGGGTAACTGAAAGAGAAGAATAAAGTAAAGACGATTGTTCATTGATTTTTAAATGAATGGTCGTCTTTTTGATTTTATGGATTATAATGGGCTCAAAACCAAAATCAGCAGTTGACCTGTGGTGAGAAGAGCCGCTAGGGTTCAGAGGGTTCTTACGATCACTGTTAAAACCCGATTTCCTGATTGAACAATGAATATAAACTTTATGGAGGATTCAATGGAAATTTGCAGTATTCAAAAAGAGCGGTATTTTATGGAGAGATATGATGAATTAGAATCAAATAATAGGAAAGATGAAAAGATAAACAATCTAGATATTTTAGATATTGTTCCCAATCAACTCAGTAAAATAGAAGCCCAAAATATTGATTTTTTAACGCTATATAAAGAATATGAAGAGAACATAAAATCCTTTTTCATAAAAATATTTAAGGCTAACACTCAAAAAATTTATATTAGGCCTCGGCAAATTATTAATATCAGCGCTAATTATCTAGCGGTTAAGGGATTCTCAAGCTACGATAAACGATTTATCAAAGAATTCTGTTCTTACAAAAGAAGATTAATTCTAGTCAATGAACTTATTGAATTCGAATTAATCTTGGAATTATCGATAAGAGAAGTGGTGCTGTCTGATTTTTATACTGACGAAATAGCTATTCAAGGTAACTTTGATCTTTCATTTCCTATATTTTTTCATTCGAATAAAATGAAGGATCTCGCTAAAAAATATGCCAATGAAGAGAATCTTTATATTCGAAGTGTTCAATAGTGATTTCAAAATAATTCTTTACCGTACGTTCTCAATATGCTAAACTGATTTTGCAGACAGAAGCCATAGCGAACATAAGAGAGCGGGAATGCTCATGGTATGCAGGAGCTTGTCACCTACATGGGCATTCAGCGAAGAAGCATGTACGATACGTTTGGAGACAAGCATGCTTTATATATGGAAGTGAGAGGACGTGTTTTTTAAATAATGCATGGGGTTTAAGTGTAATGGTCAAAGCAACTGAAGATACTGAAAAACTAACAAGCATTATGGATACAACCTTAGCAGTGCTCAATTATTTTTTTTGCTAAATGTAGAATGATCATTCTCAATAAGAGACTAAGGAGAATATAAAATGACAACAAATACAGAGAATCTTAAGGGTAAAGTAGCATTTATAACGGGCGGTAATCGCGGGATCGGCTTGGAAACTGCACGTGAACTTGGTAAGCTTGGTGCTAATGTTGTAATTGGTGCACGTGATTTGGAAAAAGGCAAAGCTGCTGCGGAAATACTTCGTTCTGAGGGTATCCAAGCTGAAAATCTCAAATTCGATATCACTCTAGCTGAAGATCGTCAGGGCGCTTATGACTTTTTGGAGCAACAATATGGAAAGCTGGATATTCTCGTTAATAATGCTGGTGTGCAAAAAGAGATGGAACATCTCCAGCCCATTAATGAAACTAGCATCGTTTCGCCAGCAGTTCTACGTGAGACATTTGACGCCAATTTCTTCAGTCTCGTGGAGTTCACTCAACAACTGCTGCCACTCATTCGCAAATCACCTGCCGGCAGGATCGTCAATCTGTCCAGTATTCTTGGTTCACTTACGCTTCAAGCCAATCCAGACGCACCAATATACGGCATGAAATTGCTAGCTTATAACACCTCTAAAGCGGCATTGAATTCATTCACGATTCATCTTGCACATGAACTTAAAGATACTCCAATCAAAGTTAATTCGGCTCACCCGGGCTGGGTGAAGACCGAAATAGGCGGTAAGTACGCGGACACGGATGTTAACGATGGCAGCAGAACAAGCGTGCAGCTTGCGACTTTACCCGCCGATGGCCCAACCGGTAAATTCTTTCACTTAGGTGATGAACTGCCTTGGTAAGCTTTAAGAACTAAATACTGAACATTTACAAACAGTCGCCTCGAGATAGTATCGGAGACGACTGTTTTTTCGTGTTCGATAAGCATTATTTCATTGAATTTTAAAATATTCCATATATTATAAAAATATGAAGGAGGGTAACTAGTGTTGAATTACAGAGAGCTAACCATTAATGAAATTTGTAAGATTGAAGGTTTTCACGAAGAAATAGTAGTGGAGAAAAGGGTGCCATTATCGGGATGGTTTGCAGGCATAATGGATGATAAGCTTAAAGATTTGCCTAATGGTTCAATCGCCAGATTAGTAAGGCAGAATTTCCACTTGAAATATGTGATTCCGGAGGCAATCTTGAGATTGTCCAAGAACCCAATTGCAGGAAAGCATTACGAGGGGGAACTTATTAATTCAATAAATGCGATTGACAATGATTTTTGGAAGAGTAACTTGATTTTATGTAAAGAACTAAAGGAACTATTGGAGAAAATTGAAACTAAGGAAATCAACCTTCCACAAGATTTTGAATGGTTTATGGAAGAAGAGGAGCAAGATTATTATGAGAATGTAAGGAACGTGATTTTAAAAATAGGTATGGAATTGTAGTCATCGACTTAAATAAGGTTGAATCAATGAAAATTCAGCACAATATGAATTTATGGGAACTTACGAACCATTCGAAGTTGAATACGCAGCCGAAATGGCAGAAGATGATAGTAATGTGTCAATTTATAGGTACATACCAATAAGTGCGATAGTGGGGCTGATTCCATGAAAGAAGAATCTGAATTAAAAAATGATATCTCTGCAACTGTGCACAAAATCGTTGTTTTAATGAGGAAAGACAGCAAAATACCAAAGGAGCAAATATTAGTATTGATAAATCATTTGGAGGAATTTAGAAAATTCTCTAAAGGACAGGAAGTTATATCTAAAAGACTGGCTTATGAGTTATTTTATTTATATACAAATATTACCAGTTTGATATCTTACAATGAAGATAAAGATATCAGTATAATTACTGAATTATATATGGTAATTTCCTCAGTATTCAATGACTTTCTATACCAATAATTGGATGATTAGGTTAACGATATTTAAACAAGATATGCAGTAGCATTTGATGGGCAGATTGATAGAGGCTGGTATAGATTCGATACATTATCATACTTTTTAATGGGGACTGGGTAAGACACCTCTAAAACATAACAAATACTTTAAAGGAGAGTATCAGTCGTGAACAAATATATTAATCATATAGATAGCTTTTATCAAGCGCAAAGAGGTTTTGTCTATTTAACTTCATTTCATTTAACACGAGATACAGAGTTAGAGGGATTGAAGGTTTCTGTGCAGATAATTCTTGCCAAATCAACATTTGATCACGATGAACACATAGTAATAACTTTCACGGGAGTACAAGATCTAAAGTTAGGATCTTTAACGATATTATATCCTTTAGCTTTTGATATCATTGATGTTTCTAAAGACCAGTTAGAGGGTGTCAGATACAAAGTTGATGAATCTGAGGGAAATGTATTTAGTTTCTATTGTAGTCAGATTACATTTGAAATCTTAGGGTAGTTTGGTCTTAGTATTTTTCCAATCGGTGTATGGAGTAAATGTGTATTTTGCACGAAAGTATCTGCTTTATTTTAATGAAATATCCGCTATAGTTCGTAACATTGTTATTTTAATAAGAAAAGAAAGAAACATACCAAAGGATAAGATAGAAATCTTAATAAATGATTTGGAAGATTATAGGGTAGAAGGGACATGGTTCATTAATGGGTGATAATAAAGATAATGATATTGTACCTGCTAGGCGAATAGGAATGTATCACATTGGTTGGACTTACGATGAATTAATCGAACATTTATCAGAAGGGTTTAAGCAAAAAGAACTTGAACAACAAATTACTCTTCAAACGAGTAATATTAAGTTTTGGATTAGTAAAGGTAGTAGAACGGTAACACAGATAATGGCGTATGATAGGTTCGACGGGAAATTTCTTGAAGAGATCGGTATTGGAAGTTGCCTTAAAGATATTACACGACTTGGAATTAAGTATAAACAAAATGAAAATGATTATGTATATGAGTTGCCTGATTATCCTGGGATATGCTTCGAGTTAGAAGATATTGATGAATGGGACGAGTTAACAGCTCCTATTGAGTATATATCTATCTATGAAACTAACTTGAATTGAGTTTCTTTTTTTCTTGAACTCCCCTGGTAATCCTCAAAAATTAAATACTGAACATATAAAAACAGTCGCCTCGATGTAGTATCCGAGACGACTGTTTTTCATATCAATCCTTACCATCCAAGCTCCTGTCCCTTAATTTCCTTCGCCCACAACTCCTGCAGGCGCTTCACATGTTCCTCTGGCATAACCGCATCACTGGCGGCGATATTCTCAATAAGCTGGGTGCTATTTCTAACACCTGGGATCACTGTGGTTACTGCAGGGTATGCAAGGATGAATCTTAGCGCGGCCATGGTCATCGTGGTCTCTTCATTGGTAATGAATTTGATTTGCTCAAGCAGGGCGGCGCGTTTCTCAATGATCTCTGGGGACCAACGTTTTCTTACGCCGGCAAAGGTACTCTTGCTGTTGTATTTTCCGGACAGCCAGCCCGAGTCCAGCGGCACCTTGACGATGATCGCAATGCCTTTGTCTTGCGCAAGCTTGAAGGCTTCTGCAGTCTCCTGATAAAAGATATTGAACATGACCTCCATCACGCCGATATTCGTATGCTGAATAACCTCGAGCATTTCCGGGACGGAATCCACAGAGACACCGTAGGATAATATTTTCCCCTCGGCTTTTAGAGTCTCCATTACGTCATAATGACCATACTTTCCATCCAGAACGTTAAAGGGAGGATTATGTAAAATAACGGAATCCACATAGTCGGTTTGCAGTCGGATTAAGCTTTGTTCTACGGAACCTCGGATCTGATCTGCAGCATAATCTATACTGCCATCGGCTCTATGGCCGAATTTGGTGTTAATTACGGCGCCACTCCGTCTTCTGGCCAAGGCGGTTCCGAGTAGCTCTTCGCTTCTACCCTGTCCATAATTGGGAGCGGTATCAAAAAAGTTCAGTCCTCTATCCAAAGCCTCATGCACAAGCGAGATTGCCGCTGTATCCTCCATGGCCTCCCAATCCTGTCTGTTGCCAAGCTGCCAAGCGCCAAAGCCAATTTCCGAAACGGATTTCCCCGTATTGCCATACTGTCTTGTGTTCAATATGCTTCTCTCCCCGTACATATAATAAGGTCCATGCCCCGTATTTTAGACTTTTTTCACCTAGGAAGCAAACTGGATCGTCGGTCAGCGTGCGACTTTAAGCCCGTTGATAGATAGTGTATTGTATAAGAGAAACTTGAACTCAAACCGCTATCCTATTAATAGGTATGCAGGAGGTATTTATGTCTTATTCACAAATTACGAAGAATGCGTTAGCCCGTTCGCTCAAAAAGCTCATGCTGACCCAACCGCTCCACAAGATCACCATTCAGCAGCTTACGGCGGATTGCGGAGTGACTCGGCATACTTTTTATAATCATTTTCAGGATATTTATGAGCTGCTGGGCTGGGTCTATCAGACAGAGATTATCGAGGGTCTTGAGGAATACCGTAACTGTGCTGGCTGGAAGCAGGGCTTCCTGAGCGTGTTGTATTATACGCAGAGCAACAAAACCATTTGCTTGAACACTTTTCATTCGCTTGGACGTGAGCATCTGGAAGATTTCTTGTATGGTATCATTTATGATGTGATTATTAAGGTCGTGAATGAGCTGGATGAGGAACGGAATGAGCAGGCAGCGCAACAGGCCAAACAGGAGATTGCTGATTTCTACGCACTGGCTATATTGGAGCAGGTCATCCATTGGCTAAAGACAGGGGCAAATACGGACCCAACCCAGATCGTGGACAAAGTCGGCAGAATTATGGACGGCAGTATCACCAGAGGTCTGGAGAACTATCAGATCAGCAAATGATAAATGACACAAAACCATACTTATGTGTAAACGCTGCACATTTGCGCTTAGCTGTCCATAGAATTCTTCCTCCTCAGTGGGTATATTGAAGGCAGTTGATAGGCAAACCACCTACTGAAATTGAGAAAGGAAGAAGAGAAATGGGAACATACCAAAGAATTAATCCATTAGTACAGGAAGGTATCGCATCCAAAAAAGCATATTTAGTTGGCGGAGGCATCGCCTCGCTGTCTGCGGCAGCCTTTCTAATCCGTGATGGGCATATGCCCGGGAAGAACATTCATATTCTAGAACAATCCGCCATTTACGGCGGTTCGATGGACGGTGCAGGCAATGCCAAGGACGGTTACAGCGCTCGGGGTGGACGCGAGATTGAAGAACATTTTGAATGTTTTATGGAGCTGTACGGATTTATTCCATCCTTGACCAATCCCGACCGGACGGTGCTGGATGAGTTCCGTGAGCTGAACCTTGCCGAACCGATTGAATCTCATTGCCGTTTGGTTGAAAATGAAGGCCAAAAGGCTGACTTCTCCTCGTTAGGTCTGTCGACCGCACACGCACTGCAGCTAGGCAAGCTGACTTTAGCTACGGAAGAGAAGCTGGGTGCAGTCACCATTGAACAGTTCTTTGATCCGACCTTCCTGGAAACGAACTTTTGGTATTTCTGGCGCTCAATGTTTGCTTTTGAGAATTGGCATAGTGTGGTTGAGGTTAAACGATATATGGAGCGCTTTATGCATCTGATTTCCGGCATGAACCAACTGAAAGGCATCCTGCATACCGAATACAATCAGTATGATTCGTTGATTCTTCCGCTGCTGAAATGGCTGGAAGCGCAAGGCGTCAACTTTGATAAAGGCCATCAGGTGGTGGATCTGGACTATGATATGGCTAACGGTGAAACAACCGTAATTGGAATTCAGCTGCTGGTGAACGGATCACCGAAGACTATTTCGACTACCCGTAATGATCTGGTCATGGTGACCAATGGTTCTATGACGGAGAATTCCACTCGGGGTGATATGGATCATCCGGCCATCCCCAATCGCTCGCTAACGGAACGGGGCTGCTGGAGTCTATGGGAAAATCTGGCGGCTAAGTCTCCTGATTTCGGCCATCCAGAGGTGTTCTGCGGCGATATCGACAAGACTAAATGGTTGTCTTTTACCATGACCTTTACCGATGACGAAATCGTATTCCCGTATTTGTTAGAACTGACTGGTGATTTGCCAGGTATGGGCGGCGTCGTTACGATTAAGGATTCCAACTGGATGATGTCATGGACCGCACCGAAGCAGCCTCATTTCATCAACCAGCCGGAGAACGTCAAGGTACTGTGGGCGTATGGTTTATTCCCTGATGCTGAAGGCAACTTCATCAAGAAGAAGATGGCCGACTGTACCGGCAGCGAGCTGCTTCAGGAGCTGTGCTATCATATTGGACTGAAGGATCGTATCCCGGAAATTCTGGAACATACAACCAACGTCATTCCTTGCATGATGCCTTATATTACTTCACAGTTTATGCCTCGTGTGTTGGGTGACCGTCCGGAGGTTGTTCCGCAAGGCAGCACTAACTTTGCTTTCCTCGGCCAGTTCGCCGAAGTGGCGGATGACTGTGTCTTTACTGTGGAATATTCAGTGAGATCAGCTATGATGGCGTCCTACCAATTGCTGAATCTTGAAAAAGAAGTGATTCCCGTCCATCCGAGCAAGTATGACATTCGTGTGCTGCTGACAGCGCTCAGAACCTGCATGGGCAACAAAACGCTTCCGCTAGATAAAACATTAGGCCAGCTTTTGAGTGGAACTATCATTGCTAAGCTGCTGTAAATATATGAATGAATGAATGATAAGGGCCTGCTTCTTGAAGCAGGTCTTATTTTTTTGCGTGTAGCAGTTGGGAATGAACAAGAACATATTGGATAATTATAGGAGGGAGATGTATAGTGTTAATGAGTTATAGGGAGCTAACCATTAGGAGGCAAATCTATTGACTAAACAATCATAGAAGTAGATTCGATATTTGGTCTCGTTTGGCGTAGTCCTATTCGCAATTTGTATATTTGTTAACCCCCTTTAAAGACTCTACACAGGTTTAATGATGCT comes from Paenibacillus sp. 19GGS1-52 and encodes:
- the uxuA gene encoding mannonate dehydratase; protein product: MNMTWRWYGEGNDDITLDHIRQIPGVMGIVWSLHDKVAGEEWDMAKIQEVADQITSKGFSTAVVESVNVHDDIKIGLPSRDKYIDIYIDTIKKLSKVGVKVICYNFMPIFDWTRTELYKELPDGSNALFYEKAAITDNPQEMVDRILQGSKNFTMPGWEPERLSKLDELFKAYENVTEEVLFDNLKYFLERIIPVCEEYDVKMAIHPDDPAWPIFGLPRIIRSRNHIRRFLDLVDSPYNGLTFCTGSLGSNPENDLPAMIREFHDRIHFAHIRNVKVFENGDFIEVSHRGKDGSVDVAEVVKAYHENGFIGYVRPDHGRHLWGEEKLCRPGYGLYDRALGIMYLLGVWDSLDNEKAKGGK
- a CDS encoding mannitol dehydrogenase family protein, which codes for MLRLDRSSLQNNKSAWTAAGVELPQFDYDQVAAQTQTKPEWIHFGAGNIFRGFVANAHQKLLNLGVADTGIIAAETFDFEMIDKVYKPYDNLTLLVLMNANGDFEKKVISSIVEGITADPTRVEDNKRLVEIFENPSLQMASFTITEKGYSLTGPSGQYMGIVEQDITNGLDRPIHAMSIIAALAHRRYVKGQYPLTFVSMDNCSHNGDKLKNGVVTIAKEWAKKGFVEQGFVAYLEDESKITFPLSMIDKITPRPSTEVQEALLKQGIGEMDVIITSKNTYTAPFVNAEVSEYLVIEDKFTNGRPALEQAGVIFTDRDTVNNVETMKVTTCLNPLHTALAVSGCLLGYTLIADEMKDVTLRKFVEIIGYKEGLPVVVDPGIISPKQFLDEVLNERFANPFIPDTPQRIATDTSQKVGIRFGETIKSYARRDDLNPADLTAIPLAIATWCRYLLGVNDEGEEFAISSDPLLETLQSALQGVALGDTTSNVQAILHDEKIFGVNLYEVGLGEKIETMFHEMLAGTGAVRRTLEKYIG
- a CDS encoding CPCC family cysteine-rich protein codes for the protein MKRLQCPCCGYFTVESEDEVIVDICDVCFWQYDLVAHNYPDNNIGANHISLNQAKENYKEFGVCKKGFKDMVREPMTQELQQNNLE
- a CDS encoding GntR family transcriptional regulator, which encodes MNQLKNEILSLQLKPGTMISETALSERFELSRTPIRDILKQLSQENYVDIYPKKGNIVSYIDLESVEQIIYLRSALEKEIMKGLAGHLSLKGVHELKHILAMQKDCISQEDGSDHFLQLDDAFHEALFVLAGRGFLWNLIQQFNVHYIRYRKLHMLQQDKLTEIQKEHQLMADYIIQDERDKIDDLLHHHLRADIDSLYFQEHFSEYIKK
- a CDS encoding metallophosphoesterase family protein encodes the protein MRTLVISDIHGSYQEFNALLNKVNYGSSEDQLILLGDYVDRGPNSKAIVEQVKNLHEECGVVVLKGNHDKMACDALLNEDDKLDTHWLNNGGFHTLLSYIDMESDFSMDDFGWNDYMRMKEFIRHEYKHHLDFLSSLPLYYETEEHIFVHAGINPTAEDWKDQNAYDFIWIRQPFYRNPVTATNKIVVFGHTSTVDLHNSEEIWFSPHGDKIGIDGGCAYGQRLNCLEICDGEYRTHFVRQGER
- a CDS encoding contact-dependent growth inhibition system immunity protein, whose protein sequence is MSNLEGFAEEFVVDEDVPLSIWYDSILNVRLKDLNDGDVAKLIRQMIHLHSIIPEALERLKENPVAGYLGDGEVLEAIAKVEKREWDKNPDVCESVSSFIDGFIHLFENNKLNFPEDEERFSNQEREEYYQMLKEIRTTIEKSE